GAAGCCCAGTATGTCCATGCCTTGTGGCATCTGGACTTTCATCATGGCTCGCGCAACGTCCTCACCCGGGGTGGCGTCTGGGTCAAGCCCCTGCTGCTGGCGGTCATCGACGATCACTCGCGCCTGATCTGCCATCTGCAGTGGTACCTCGATGAGACCACCGAGACCTTGGTGCATGGTCTGGGACAGGCGTTGCACAAGCGCGGGCTGCCGCGCGCCCTGATGAGCGATAACGGCGCGGCAATGCAGGCCGAGGAATTCACCGCCGGATTGCATGCGCTGGGCATCCTCCACGAGCCGACCCTGCCGTACAGCCCGTATCAGAACGCCAAGCAGGAGCGCTTCTGGGCCACGCTGGAAGGCCGCCTGATGGCGATGCTTAAGGGGCTGGAGGAGCTGAGCCTGCAGCGGCTCAACACCCTCACTCAGGCGTGGGTGGAGCAGGAGTACCACCGCAAGGTCCACAGTGAGACCGCCGCCACGCCGCTTGCGCGTCTTCTCGATGCGCCCAACGTGGGGCGCCCCTGTCCGGACAGCGAGCAGGTCCGCGCCGCTTTTCGTTGTCGCGTCCAACGCCGTCAGCGCCGCAGCGATGGGACGCTCAGCCTGGCGGGCAAGCGCTTCGAGGTGCCGGCGCGCTTGCGTCACCTTGAGCAACTGCATATCGCTTATGCCCGCTGGGATCTGAGTGCTGTGGACGTGGTTGATCCCCACTCGGGCGCCATCCTCTGCCGCCTCTATCCCCTCGATAAAGCCGCCAATGCCTCCGGGCAGCGTCGGCGCCTTGAGCCCGCCGGCGCACCGCCACCGCCATCACAACGCGCCACGACGCTGCCACCGTTGCTGCGCGACTTGCTCGCCGAGTATGCCGCCACCGGTCTGCCGCCGGCCTATCTGCCAAAACACGATGACCTGGAATCCAGTCGATGAACAAGACCCTGCTGGCCCTCTATGGACTGAAGTTCAATCCGTTCTCCCCGGAGCTGCCGACGGCGGCACTGCATCGCAGCGCGCCGGTGGAGCAGTTTTGCTGGCGCATCGAGCAGAGCCTGATCCGCGAAGGCGGTTTTGCGCTCATTCAAGGTGATCCGGGTACCGGCAAGAGTGCGGTACTGCGCCTGCTCGATGAGCGTCTGCGCCAGCTGCCCGATATCAGCGTTGGGGCGCTCACGCATCCCAGCTCGAAGGTGGCGGACTTCTACCGCGAGATGGGCGATCTGTTCGCCGTTGACCTCAAGCCCCATAACCGCTGGGGTGGCTTCAAGATCCTGCGCGAGCGCTGGCTGGCGCATCTGGAGACGACGCTGTTGCGCCCGGTGTTGCTCATCGACGAGGCGCAGGAGATGCATCCGACGGTGCTCAATGAGCTGCGTCTGCTGACCTCCATGCAGTTCGATTCGCGCACGTTGTTGAGCGTGATCCTGGCCGGCGATGGCCGCCTGGCGACCAAGCTGCGCCGTGAGGAGTTGCTGCCGCTGGGCAGTCGTATCCGTACGCGCCTGAGTATGGAGTATGCCAGTCGCGAGGCGCTGGTCGCCTGCCTGGAGCATTTACAACACAGTGCCGGCAATGCGAGTCTGATGAGCGCAGGGCTGATGAAGACGCTCGCTGAGCATGCGTTGGGCAATTATCGCGT
Above is a genomic segment from Thiorhodovibrio litoralis containing:
- a CDS encoding ExeA family protein, which gives rise to MNKTLLALYGLKFNPFSPELPTAALHRSAPVEQFCWRIEQSLIREGGFALIQGDPGTGKSAVLRLLDERLRQLPDISVGALTHPSSKVADFYREMGDLFAVDLKPHNRWGGFKILRERWLAHLETTLLRPVLLIDEAQEMHPTVLNELRLLTSMQFDSRTLLSVILAGDGRLATKLRREELLPLGSRIRTRLSMEYASREALVACLEHLQHSAGNASLMSAGLMKTLAEHALGNYRVLTTMAAELLAQAARLERAQLDEQLYLEVFGSAAGNARQRPSARAGA
- a CDS encoding DDE-type integrase/transposase/recombinase produces the protein MSDDNGLGDPDGWARLRFAIIGPLLADPAPANALGARLKALAAKSWRHPVTGRAVSFSFGTLERWYYLARDAQDPVTALRPRRRSDAGEQRALSPRLMEAVQAQYRDYPGWTVQLHYDNLAALCAGDETLGPLPSYATVRRFMKRAGLHRRRVPARKTPGAEQAARRLEACEVRSYEAQYVHALWHLDFHHGSRNVLTRGGVWVKPLLLAVIDDHSRLICHLQWYLDETTETLVHGLGQALHKRGLPRALMSDNGAAMQAEEFTAGLHALGILHEPTLPYSPYQNAKQERFWATLEGRLMAMLKGLEELSLQRLNTLTQAWVEQEYHRKVHSETAATPLARLLDAPNVGRPCPDSEQVRAAFRCRVQRRQRRSDGTLSLAGKRFEVPARLRHLEQLHIAYARWDLSAVDVVDPHSGAILCRLYPLDKAANASGQRRRLEPAGAPPPPSQRATTLPPLLRDLLAEYAATGLPPAYLPKHDDLESSR